One genomic segment of Plasmodium vinckei vinckei genome assembly, chromosome: PVVCY_03 includes these proteins:
- a CDS encoding 3'-5' exonuclease, putative translates to MYRYLEKCASCIRLKRRISSTSYGYLNLSVNDKVVRYFDDLKKNIIYINDSKECKKYINEIEKNAMNENLKIIGLDIEGYKIGKNGTVSIIQVCAKDIYIFDLYKCDNSYMFAKYLKELFENKNIIKVTHDCREDCSILFNQYNINLNNIFDTQIAYNLILKKSKKELYQISYDDLLYKCLFLNNNHKIYFHKIISLDNKIYLKRPISKELIHYAVQDVLYLKPLMLNLVDTLHNIENIPGEVNESDENNTNINYDQIGKHSKLNLDLCKDTQHIIEENNNFHLINYVIEKSQKYIDYQYLNSHIKNEKHLQKGMIIEGMIVSCNNINLYVKLNLSKRGVIKNFMNNTYEIGDIVKCVILDFCENDFIKLGLLDSSTSEMTTTPK, encoded by the coding sequence ATGTATAGGTACTTGGAAAAATGTGCAAGTTGTATAAGATTAAAAAGAAGAATTAGTAGTACGTCCTATggatatttaaatttaagtGTGAATGATAAAGTTGTACGATATTTTGAcgacttaaaaaaaaatataatctaTATTAATGATTCAAAAgaatgcaaaaaatatataaatgaaatcgaaaaaaatgctatgaatgaaaatttaaaaataataggaTTAGATATTGAGGGATATAAAATAGGTAAAAATGGAACAGTAAGCATTATTCAAGTATGTGCAAAggacatatatatttttgatctatataaatgtgataatagttatatgtttgctaaatatttaaaagaattatttgaaaataaaaatattataaaggTTACACATGATTGTAGAGAAGATTGTTCTATACTATTTaatcaatataatattaatttaaataatatatttgatacacaaattgcatataatttaattttaaaaaaatcaaaaaaagaattatatcaaataagttatgatgatttattatataaatgtttatttttaaataataatcataaaatatattttcataaaattatttcacttgataataaaatttatttaaaaagacCGATATCAAAAGAGCTAATTCACTATGCTGTTCAGGacgttttatatttaaagcCTTTGATGTTAAACTTAGTTGACACTTTGCataatatagaaaacaTTCCAGGAGAGGTTAACGAAagtgatgaaaataataccaACATAAATTATGACCAAATTGGAAAACATAGTAAACTTAACCTTGACTTATGTAAAGACACACAACACATAAtcgaagaaaataataattttcatttgataaattatgtaatagaaaaaagccaaaaatatattgattatcaatatttaaattcgcatataaaaaatgaaaaacatTTACAAAAAGGAATGATAATTGAAGGAATGATAGTTtcatgtaataatataaatctttatgttaaattaaatttaagcAAAAGGGgggttataaaaaattttatgaacaaTACATATGAAATAGGGGACATTGTTAAGTGTGTTATTTTGGATTTTTGTGaaaatgattttataaaattaggATTACTTGATTCATCCACTTCAGAAATGACTACCACACcgaaatga
- a CDS encoding methyltransferase, putative has protein sequence MGASKICTSYHHNYYCRRIQPYLLKNGTNLFMDKTKCFYTNERLYNFGFQKVTEEIKSKLVYNLFSKVSNKYDIMNDLMSFRLHRCWKDQFIKELDLFLKYQCYNTKKKNINDSINVDPNNNTTNDESMNQNISSDHNEQIKILNAHKCKILDLAGGTGDIAFRILERYKYFLEKIKIFDNKNNYDRISEEFYKNPLVNIIVCDVNNDMINVGIERAKNLNLNKNITWLVENAEDLKSIEDNSIDIITLSFGIRNFTNISKALTEMYRVLKPGGRLLCLEFSKVECNAINLFYNFYLNNYIPLLGKYIANNEHAYKYLAESIQTFLTPDELSQLMHQTQFKNISYTTMTFGIVAIHSAYKLN, from the exons ATGGGAGCTAGTAAAATATGTACTTCATACCATcacaattattattgtagAAGAATTCAACCATaccttttaaaaaatggaactAACTTATTTATGGATAAAACCAAATGTTTCTATACCAATGAAA GATTATATAACTTTGGATTTCAAAAAGTTAcagaagaaataaaatcaaaacttgtttataatttatttagtaAGGTttctaataaatatgacaTCATGAATGATTTGATGAGCTTCCGTCTACATCGATGTTGGAAAGAtcaatttataaaagaattagacttatttttaaaatatcaatgttataatactaaaaaaaaaaatataaatgattcTATAAATGTCGatccaaataataataccaCTAATGATGAAAGTATGAACCAAAATATCTCATCAGATCATaatgaacaaataaaaattttaaatgcacataaatgtaaaatattagaTTTAGCTGGTGGTACAGGTGATATAGCTTTTAGAATTTTAgaaagatataaatatttcttggaaaaaataaaaatatttgataataaaaataattatgatcgTATATCAGaagaattttataaaaatccattagtaaatataattgtttgtgatgtaaataatgatatgaTTAATGTTGGAATAGAAAGagcaaaaaatttaaacttaaataaaaatataacatggCTTGTTGAAAATGCAGAAGATCTAAAATCTATTGAAGACAATTCAATAGATATAATTACCTTATCATTTGGTATACgaaattttacaaatatttcTAAAGCATTGACTGAAATGTATCGTGTTTTAAAACCAGGTGGAAGACTTCTTTGTTTAGAATTTAGTAAAGTAGAATGTAATGCTAtaaatcttttttataatttttatttaaataattatataccaTTACttggaaaatatatagcaaATAATGAACATGCTTACAAATATCTTGCTGAAAGTATacaaacatttttaactCCCGACGAATTATCACAATTAATGCATCAAActcaatttaaaaatatttcatatacaACCATGACCTTTGGAATTGTTGCAATTCATTCTGcctataaattaaattaa